From the genome of Pelodiscus sinensis isolate JC-2024 chromosome 12, ASM4963464v1, whole genome shotgun sequence, one region includes:
- the LOC102461223 gene encoding uncharacterized protein LOC102461223 isoform X2 has protein sequence MEFLKLFGRLKSVVIGMVHVGALPGTPQSSLPLTQITDKACYESEIYKDAGVLLQASVWIWQGMAVSVLVEPVLQLGEKSFSSTTLTSQTFVLSLRSMGNKCMYYSLNELLLKNTNMPVTLKCWLFSLSGAVA, from the exons ATGGAGTTTCTGAAGCTCTTCGGGAGACTCAAATCCGTTGTCATTGGGATGGTGCATGTGGGGGCATTACCAG GGACACCACAGAGCAGTTTGCCACTGACCCAGATCACTGATAAAGCCTGTTATGAGTCTGAGATTTATAAGGATGCTGGAGTT TTGTTACAAGCATCTGTATGGATATGGCAAGGAATGGCGGTTAGTGTCTTAGTGGAGCCTGTACTTCAGCTTGGAGAAAAGTCTTT TTCCTCCACTACCCTGACATCCCAAACTTTTGTACTGTCTctgagaagtatgggaaataagtgTATGTATtatagtttaaatgaattattactcaAAAATACTAATATgcctgtaacgctgaaatgctggctgttctctctgagcggcgctgttgcctga
- the CCNE1 gene encoding G1/S-specific cyclin-E1 — translation MPPARPPAPRRLPAQTPPRPGPRGAPRGATCAGRAGRRPRALSFKCPARPGPLSAQGQERPRCEAGGAQRSPPAPLLPARPAPPAAPGSSRAGLVRPGSLSPGVGTSLSQSHPGTMRRESDYVEEKAPPKGEGAADLAMRARKRKADVATFLQDPDEEIVKMEMNKRKQYENQPSWNKDVQKSPHMLIPTPDKDEPVNIGFSHFVHLRLSPSRASPLPILGWANREDVWKIMLNKEQTYVRDKEYMKKHPLLQPKMRTILLDWLMEVCEVYKLHRETFYLAQDFFDRFMATQQNIVKTLLQLIGISSLFIAAKLEEIYPPKLHQFAYVTDGACAEDEILSMEVIIMKELNWNLNPLTVVSWLNIYMQVAYLNELYEVLLPQYPQQIFVQIAELLDLCVLDIGCLEYTYGVLAASALYHFSSSEVMQKVSGYEWHDVEECVKWMVPFAIAIREAGSSKLKHFRGIAPEDLHNIQTHINSLDLLDKAQAKQTMLAEQNRTSPLPSGVLTPPQSSKKQSTGL, via the exons atgcccccggcccggccccctgcGCCTCGCCGCCTCCCCGCGCAGACCCCGCCCCGGCCGGGTCCCCGCGGCGCCCCGCGCGGGGCCACGTGTGCGGGCCGGGCAGGGAGGCGGCCCCGCGCCCTCTCGTTTAAATGTCCCGCTCGGCCGGGGCCGCTCTCTGCGCAGGGACAGGAGCGGCCGCGCTGTGAGGCAGGAGGCGCCCAGCGGAGCCCGCCCGCGCCCTtgctccccgcccgcccggccccgcctGCAGCGCCGGGCAGCTCCCGCGCAGGGCTCGTGCGGCCCGGCAGCCTCTCCCCGGG GGTTGGAACCAGCCTCTCCCAGTCCCATCCAGGCACCATGCGCAGGGAAAG TGACTACGTGGAGGAGAAGGCTCCCCCCAAGGGTGAGGGTGCTGCCGACCTTGCCATGCGAGCCCGAAAGAGAAAAGCTGATGTGGCGACT TTCCTACAGGATCCTGATGAAGAAATTGTTAAAATGGAAATGAACAAGAGAAAGCAATATGAAAACCAG CCATCTTGGAATAAGGATGTCCAGAAAAGTCCCCATATGCTGATTCCCACACCAGATAAAGATGAGCCAGTTAATATTGGCTTCTCTCATTTTGTACACCTAAGACTTAGTCCATCTAGAGCTTCACCGCTACCAATTCTGGG ctgGGCGAATAGAGAGGATGTATGGAAAATCATGCTAAACAAAGAACAGACATATGTGAGGGATAAAGAATATATGAAAAAGCACCCTCTCTTGCAACCTAAAATGCGAACAATTCTTCTAGACTGGCTAATGGAG GTTTGTGAGGTCTACAAGCTTCACAGAGAGACCTTTTACTTGGCACAAGATTTCTTTGATCGGTTTATGGCAACACAACAAAACATTGTAAAAACACTATTGCAGCTCATTGGCATTTCATCTTTATTCATAGCTGCAAAGCTTGAG GAAATCTATCCACCAAAGTTGCACCAGTTCGCTTATGTTACAGATGGAGCTTGTGCAGAAGATGAAATCCTTAGCATGGAAGTGATTATTATGAAG GAGCTTAATTGGAACTTAAATCCACTGACTGTTGTATCATGGCTGAATATTTACATGCAAGTTGCATATCTAAATGAGCTTTATGAAGTGCTGCTTCCACAATATCCCCAGCAAATCTTTGTACAGATAGCAGAG CTTCTGGATCTCTGTGTGCTCGATATTGGCTGCTTGGAATATACATATGGAGTACTTGCCGCATCTGCTTTGTACCACTTCTCGTCATCTGAAGTGATGCAGAAAGTTTCGG GTTACGAATGGCATGATGTAGAAGAGTGTGTAAAATGGATGGTTCCATTTGCTATTGCTATAAGGGAAGCAGGAAGCTCCAAACTCAAACACTTCAGAGGCATAGCTCCTGAAGATTTGCACAATATACAGACACACATAAACAGCTTGGATTTGCTG GACAAAGCTCAAGCAAAACAGACCATGTTGGCTGAGCAAAATAGGACTTCTCCTTTACCCAGTGGTGTCCTGACACCACCTCAGAGTAGTAAGAAACAGTCCACTGGGCTGTAG